A portion of the Phacochoerus africanus isolate WHEZ1 chromosome 5, ROS_Pafr_v1, whole genome shotgun sequence genome contains these proteins:
- the BARX1 gene encoding homeobox protein BarH-like 1 isoform X2: protein MQRPGEPGAARFGQPEGCADHRPHRYRSFMIEEILTEPPGPKGAAPAAAAAAAGELLKFGVQALLAARPFHSHLAVLKAEQAAVFKFPLAPLGCSGLGSALLAAGPGLPGAAGAPHLPLELQLRGKLESSGAGEPGTKAKKGRRSRTVFTELQLMGLEKRFEKQKYLSTPDRIDLAESLGLSQLQVKTWYQNRRMKWKKIVLQGGGLESPTKPKGRPKKNSIPTSEQLTEQERAKEAEKPAEALGEAGDRSHED, encoded by the exons ATGCAGCGGCCAGGGGAGCCGGGCGCAGCGCGCTTCGGGCAGCCCGAGGGCTGCGCTGACCACCGGCCGCACCGCTACCGCAGCTTCATGATCGAGGAAATCCTCACTGAGCCTCCGGGGCCCAAGGGCGCCGcgcctgccgccgccgccgccgccgcgggcgAGCTGCTCAAGTTCGGCGTGCAGGCGCTGCTGGCGGCGCGGCCCTTTCACAGCCACCTGG CGGTGCTGAAGGCTGAGCAGGCGGCAGTTTTTAAGTTCCCGCTGGCGCCGCTCGGCTGCTCCGGGCTGGGCTCGGCGCTGCTTGCCGCGGGGCCTGGGCTGCCCGGCGCTGCCGGCGCGCCGCACCTGCCGCTCGAACTGCAGCTCCGCGGGAAGTTGGAGTCGTCAGGCGCGGGGGAGCCAGGCACCAAGGCCAAGAAGGGGCGTCGGAGCCGCACTGTGTTCaccgagctgcagctgatgggCCTAGAGAAACGCTTTGAGAAGCAGAAGTACCTCTCCACGCCGGACAG AATAGATCTCGCCGAGTCCCTGGGTCTGAGCCAGTTGCAGGTGAAGACATGGTACCAGAATCGAAGGATGAAGTGGAAGAAAATA GTGCTGCAGGGCGGCGGCCTGGAGTCTCCCACCAAGCCCAAGGGGAGGCCCAAGAAGAACTCCATACCCACGAGCGAGCAGCTCACGGAACAGGAGCGCGCCAAAGAAGCAGAGAAGCCGGCCGAGGCGTTGGGAGAGGCCGGCGACCGGAGCCACGAGGACTGA
- the BARX1 gene encoding homeobox protein BarH-like 1 isoform X1, with protein sequence MQRPGEPGAARFGQPEGCADHRPHRYRSFMIEEILTEPPGPKGAAPAAAAAAAGELLKFGVQALLAARPFHSHLAVLKAEQAAVFKFPLAPLGCSGLGSALLAAGPGLPGAAGAPHLPLELQLRGKLESSGAGEPGTKAKKGRRSRTVFTELQLMGLEKRFEKQKYLSTPDRSRRVPGSEPVAGEDMVPESKDEVEENSAAGRRPGVSHQAQGEAQEELHTHERAAHGTGARQRSREAGRGVGRGRRPEPRGLRAAEGADAGTPAPCSPRPPQLAGCRESALPRSRRLLSKLFIITLNADS encoded by the exons ATGCAGCGGCCAGGGGAGCCGGGCGCAGCGCGCTTCGGGCAGCCCGAGGGCTGCGCTGACCACCGGCCGCACCGCTACCGCAGCTTCATGATCGAGGAAATCCTCACTGAGCCTCCGGGGCCCAAGGGCGCCGcgcctgccgccgccgccgccgccgcgggcgAGCTGCTCAAGTTCGGCGTGCAGGCGCTGCTGGCGGCGCGGCCCTTTCACAGCCACCTGG CGGTGCTGAAGGCTGAGCAGGCGGCAGTTTTTAAGTTCCCGCTGGCGCCGCTCGGCTGCTCCGGGCTGGGCTCGGCGCTGCTTGCCGCGGGGCCTGGGCTGCCCGGCGCTGCCGGCGCGCCGCACCTGCCGCTCGAACTGCAGCTCCGCGGGAAGTTGGAGTCGTCAGGCGCGGGGGAGCCAGGCACCAAGGCCAAGAAGGGGCGTCGGAGCCGCACTGTGTTCaccgagctgcagctgatgggCCTAGAGAAACGCTTTGAGAAGCAGAAGTACCTCTCCACGCCGGACAG ATCTCGCCGAGTCCCTGGGTCTGAGCCAGTTGCAGGTGAAGACATGGTACCAGAATCGAAGGATGAAGTGGAAGAAAATA GTGCTGCAGGGCGGCGGCCTGGAGTCTCCCACCAAGCCCAAGGGGAGGCCCAAGAAGAACTCCATACCCACGAGCGAGCAGCTCACGGAACAGGAGCGCGCCAAAGAAGCAGAGAAGCCGGCCGAGGCGTTGGGAGAGGCCGGCGACCGGAGCCACGAGGACTGAGAGCCGCTGAGGGTGCGGACGCGGGGACTCCCGCCCCCTGCAGTCCGCGGCCCCCACAACTCGCAGGATGCCGAGAGTCGGCCCTTCCGCGTTCACGCCGTTTGCTTtctaaactttttattattactttgaaTGCGGACAGTTAG